Proteins found in one Lutimonas zeaxanthinifaciens genomic segment:
- a CDS encoding helicase HerA-like domain-containing protein, producing the protein MADSKKFVDSIAKGYQTKGEFITMGAGMIGDETFTGSLVNIPLKTINRHGLISGATGTGKTKTLQVFAENLSEKGIPVLLMDLKGDLSGLAKASPGHPKIDERHEKIGIPFEAREFPVEILTISEQKGTRLRATVSEFGPVLLSRILGLSEVQEGILAILFQYCDDNNLGLLDLKDLKKVLQYATREGKSEIEASYGRISTASTGAILRKIVALEQQGADLFFGERSFDVQDLCRVSDDGRGIISVLRLTDIHDKPQMFSTFMLQLLAEVYNSFPELGDSDRPELVLFIDEAHLVFENASKSLLDQLESIVKLIRSKGIGIYFVTQNPKDIPADVLSQLGLKIQHALRAFTAKDRKAIKLAAENYPVSEFYDTAKVLTELGIGEALISALNEKGIPTPLVRALLRAPMSRMDVLSKEELSTQIAQSKIASRYNEAIDSESAYELLNEKIAVAQHQAEEIKKKEEEIKRKKTSSSRRSRSTINPIVKVVTSATFIRGVFGILNKVMKK; encoded by the coding sequence ATGGCGGATAGTAAAAAGTTTGTAGATTCGATAGCAAAGGGTTATCAGACAAAAGGAGAATTTATTACAATGGGGGCTGGTATGATTGGAGATGAAACCTTTACCGGTTCATTGGTAAATATACCTTTAAAAACAATCAACAGACATGGGTTAATTTCAGGTGCAACAGGCACTGGTAAGACAAAAACGCTGCAGGTTTTTGCTGAGAACCTTTCTGAAAAAGGGATACCGGTTTTACTTATGGACCTTAAAGGAGATTTAAGTGGACTGGCAAAAGCAAGTCCCGGGCATCCTAAAATTGACGAGCGCCATGAAAAGATAGGAATTCCTTTTGAAGCCAGGGAATTTCCGGTTGAGATATTGACAATATCGGAACAAAAGGGTACTAGATTACGTGCAACGGTTTCAGAATTTGGACCTGTTTTATTATCGAGAATTTTAGGCCTTTCGGAGGTACAGGAAGGAATTCTGGCAATTTTATTCCAGTATTGTGACGATAACAATTTAGGCTTGCTGGATCTTAAGGATTTGAAAAAGGTACTTCAATATGCCACCCGAGAAGGAAAATCGGAAATTGAAGCCAGTTATGGCAGAATTTCAACAGCCTCTACTGGGGCCATTCTTAGAAAGATTGTTGCCTTGGAACAACAGGGAGCAGATTTGTTTTTTGGTGAACGCTCCTTTGATGTTCAGGATTTGTGCAGGGTGTCAGATGACGGACGTGGAATAATCTCTGTCTTACGGCTTACCGATATACACGACAAACCTCAAATGTTCAGTACCTTTATGCTGCAACTTCTGGCTGAAGTGTACAACTCCTTTCCTGAGTTAGGGGATAGCGATCGTCCCGAACTGGTTTTATTCATTGACGAGGCTCATTTGGTCTTTGAAAATGCCTCTAAATCGCTGCTTGATCAGTTAGAGAGCATCGTAAAGTTGATTCGTTCCAAAGGAATAGGAATTTATTTCGTTACTCAAAATCCAAAAGATATACCGGCAGATGTACTCTCTCAGCTGGGCTTAAAAATTCAACATGCTTTGCGCGCATTTACCGCAAAAGACAGGAAGGCCATAAAACTTGCTGCTGAAAATTATCCTGTCTCCGAGTTTTATGATACCGCAAAAGTACTTACTGAACTTGGAATTGGCGAAGCTTTGATCTCCGCTTTAAATGAAAAAGGTATTCCAACGCCTTTAGTAAGAGCCTTATTGCGGGCACCAATGAGCAGAATGGATGTTTTGTCTAAGGAGGAATTGAGTACTCAGATCGCTCAGTCAAAAATAGCCTCAAGATATAATGAAGCAATAGACAGCGAAAGTGCTTATGAATTGCTGAATGAAAAAATAGCCGTGGCGCAACATCAGGCTGAAGAAATTAAGAAGAAGGAAGAAGAAATCAAGCGTAAAAAAACCTCTTCATCACGAAGGAGCAGGTCAACGATTAATCCGATTGTAAAGGTAGTTACGAGTGCAACCTTTATCAGAGGAGTATTTGGAATACTCAATAAAGTAATGAAAAAATAA
- a CDS encoding 7-carboxy-7-deazaguanine synthase QueE: MLKETEILIEKGEMLPLMEEFYTIQGEGFHTGKAAYFIRIGGCDVGCHWCDVKESWNAELHPPTLTRQIVEKAQKYANTVVITGGEPLMWNMDHITSMLYKAGLKVHIETSGAYTLTGKYDWICLSPKKTKLPLTEVYEAAHELKVIIYNKHDFKFAEEQASKVSPNCELFLQPEWSNRDKMTPQIVDYVMEHPKWKISLQTHKYLNIP, encoded by the coding sequence ATGCTAAAAGAAACGGAAATACTAATTGAGAAAGGCGAGATGCTTCCGCTTATGGAAGAGTTCTATACCATTCAGGGAGAAGGATTTCACACAGGTAAAGCGGCCTATTTTATTCGGATTGGAGGATGTGATGTGGGTTGTCACTGGTGTGATGTCAAAGAAAGCTGGAATGCAGAATTACATCCACCCACTTTGACCAGACAGATCGTTGAAAAAGCACAAAAATATGCGAATACGGTAGTTATAACTGGTGGAGAGCCTCTTATGTGGAATATGGATCATATAACATCTATGCTGTATAAAGCCGGATTAAAAGTTCATATTGAAACTTCCGGGGCCTATACCCTGACCGGAAAATACGACTGGATCTGTTTATCACCAAAAAAGACCAAGCTTCCACTTACTGAGGTGTACGAAGCCGCCCACGAATTAAAAGTGATCATTTACAATAAGCACGATTTTAAATTTGCCGAAGAACAGGCTTCGAAAGTAAGCCCGAATTGTGAACTTTTTCTTCAACCCGAATGGAGCAACAGAGATAAAATGACACCTCAGATCGTAGATTATGTCATGGAGCATCCCAAATGGAAAATTTCCCTGCAAACCCATAAGTATCTTAACATTCCTTAA
- the cmk gene encoding (d)CMP kinase has protein sequence MTLTKNIIIAIDGYSSTGKSTLAKHLAKEIGYVYVDTGAMYRAVTYYAMINGFIDEKHFDKEGLLASLSGVDLSFRFNKDLGYAEIFLNGENVESFIRSMSVSNKVSQVAAVPEVRQKLVEQQQKMALKKGIVMDGRDIGTVVFPEAELKLFMTASAEERAKRRYKEMRDNGVDIDYQSVLENVMSRDHLDTTRSDSPLVKAADAIEIDNSQMNVDETYVLAMSYIKEKFQNI, from the coding sequence ATGACCCTGACAAAAAATATAATCATCGCGATAGATGGATATTCCTCTACCGGAAAAAGCACGTTGGCCAAGCATTTAGCCAAAGAAATCGGCTATGTTTATGTAGATACAGGAGCCATGTACCGAGCCGTAACTTACTATGCGATGATCAATGGATTTATTGATGAAAAGCATTTTGATAAAGAGGGGCTCCTCGCCAGCCTGTCAGGGGTAGATCTGAGTTTCAGGTTTAATAAAGACCTTGGATATGCTGAGATCTTTTTGAATGGCGAAAACGTAGAATCCTTTATTCGATCCATGAGTGTTTCCAACAAGGTAAGCCAGGTAGCAGCTGTTCCGGAGGTGCGTCAGAAACTGGTCGAACAACAGCAAAAAATGGCACTGAAGAAAGGGATCGTTATGGATGGCCGTGATATTGGAACCGTGGTTTTTCCGGAAGCAGAACTCAAATTATTCATGACAGCCAGTGCAGAGGAAAGAGCCAAACGGAGGTACAAAGAAATGAGGGATAATGGCGTTGATATCGATTATCAATCTGTTCTTGAAAATGTTATGTCAAGGGATCATCTGGACACAACAAGATCGGATTCCCCCCTGGTAAAAGCTGCAGATGCCATAGAAATTGATAACAGCCAAATGAATGTAGATGAAACCTATGTCCTGGCCATGAGTTATATCAAGGAAAAATTCCAGAATATTTAG
- the porQ gene encoding type IX secretion system protein PorQ — protein MKIRFSILFFMISQLMLAQVGGERIYTFLNIPTSAPQAALGGETLILNDDVNQPLWNPSTISKFMDNQVSVNYVNYLTDVNMGSATFAHTINRRFGTLHTGIQYINYGEFIGADEDGVETGDFGARDLAFSIGYAYNFPRSDFYAGVNLKFLSSKIENYTSHGGAMDFGILYYSDLRPYSFTAVIRNLGYQFSPYDEKREEIAYDIAVGATYELADVPLKWHLTINSLQQWNLAVPNPSNDETDLDGNTTSEDINFFQNAIRHFVIGAEFFPRRKFSARLGYNFRRAAELKLTETRTFAGVSLGFGLKMGRLKLDYAFTKYHPVDNSSTFTLYFDLTRKGF, from the coding sequence ATGAAAATTAGATTCTCAATACTATTCTTTATGATCAGCCAGCTGATGCTGGCCCAGGTTGGAGGAGAACGAATCTATACTTTTCTAAATATCCCTACCTCAGCCCCACAGGCGGCACTTGGTGGAGAGACCCTGATTTTGAACGATGATGTAAACCAGCCACTGTGGAATCCCTCCACCATTAGTAAATTCATGGATAATCAGGTGTCGGTAAATTATGTGAATTACCTGACCGATGTAAATATGGGTTCAGCAACTTTTGCGCATACCATTAACAGGAGGTTCGGCACCCTGCATACCGGAATCCAATACATCAATTACGGAGAATTTATCGGAGCTGACGAAGACGGGGTTGAAACCGGAGATTTTGGAGCCAGGGACCTGGCCTTTTCTATTGGCTATGCCTACAATTTTCCCAGATCTGATTTTTATGCAGGAGTCAATCTTAAATTTTTAAGCTCAAAGATTGAGAACTATACCTCACATGGTGGGGCCATGGACTTTGGAATATTGTATTATTCTGACCTGAGGCCCTATTCATTTACGGCAGTGATACGAAATCTTGGTTATCAGTTTTCACCCTACGATGAAAAAAGAGAAGAGATTGCATATGATATTGCCGTGGGAGCAACCTATGAACTAGCTGACGTTCCTCTCAAGTGGCATCTTACCATTAACAGCCTTCAGCAATGGAACCTTGCCGTACCGAACCCGTCAAATGATGAGACTGATCTTGACGGTAACACAACCTCTGAGGATATCAATTTTTTCCAAAATGCGATCCGGCATTTCGTTATTGGTGCGGAATTTTTCCCGAGAAGAAAATTTAGTGCACGCCTTGGATATAATTTCAGGAGGGCTGCAGAATTGAAATTGACCGAGACCAGAACCTTTGCCGGAGTTTCCCTTGGATTCGGTTTAAAAATGGGTAGGCTTAAATTGGATTATGCCTTTACAAAATACCATCCTGTGGATAATTCGAGTACCTTTACCCTTTATTTTGACTTGACAAGAAAAGGATTTTAA
- a CDS encoding XRE family transcriptional regulator, with amino-acid sequence MNFIANNIKHLRELKNHTQEFFANELEISRERVASYEQGRSSPPVEILIALSDYFNLPIDVLIKNDLSKAEDASFIHIGNQRILFPIKVNEANEDMVEIVADDASAGYLRGYSDPEYIESLNSLKLPFLPVGKHRAFPIKGDSMLPIKSGSFIIARYLEDIHHLNSGSTYIVLTHNDGLVYKRVYDKIEEHQCLLMVSDNKKYDPYYVPVNEILELWEFTCHINLSEYDESEINTDSIAQMLTNIGVQLESIRKKVG; translated from the coding sequence ATGAATTTTATTGCGAATAATATCAAACACCTGAGAGAGCTTAAGAACCATACTCAGGAATTTTTTGCCAATGAATTGGAGATCAGCAGAGAGCGAGTGGCATCTTATGAACAGGGGAGATCTTCACCACCGGTAGAAATTCTGATAGCACTTTCAGACTATTTCAATCTCCCTATCGATGTACTGATCAAAAATGATCTTTCCAAGGCTGAGGATGCATCCTTTATTCATATTGGAAATCAACGCATATTGTTTCCCATCAAAGTCAATGAAGCTAATGAGGATATGGTTGAAATTGTTGCTGATGATGCTTCTGCCGGTTACTTGCGAGGTTATTCGGACCCTGAATATATCGAGAGCCTGAACAGTTTGAAGCTACCTTTTTTACCAGTCGGAAAGCACAGGGCTTTTCCGATCAAGGGGGATTCCATGCTTCCGATAAAAAGTGGTTCCTTTATCATTGCCCGTTATCTCGAAGATATTCATCATTTGAACAGTGGTAGTACTTATATCGTATTGACCCATAATGATGGTTTGGTTTACAAGAGGGTTTACGATAAGATCGAAGAGCACCAATGCCTGCTTATGGTATCGGATAATAAGAAGTACGATCCCTATTATGTTCCCGTAAATGAGATTCTTGAATTATGGGAATTTACCTGTCATATCAATTTAAGCGAGTATGACGAAAGTGAGATCAATACGGATAGTATTGCTCAAATGCTTACCAATATTGGGGTCCAGCTGGAATCAATAAGAAAAAAGGTGGGATGA
- a CDS encoding DNA polymerase III subunit alpha — MYLNTHTYYSLRYGTIKPEELLQLAQHKGLKRFALTDINSTTACIDFVRLSSKYGISPVLGVDFRNGVQQEFVLLAQSNKGFQHINEYLSGLLHQKKFCVTEEPPILPEVFVIYPFSKKLKRPLNPNEFLGVKPEELPKLKFTRSVWPMEKLVILQTVSFQNKKGFNTHRLLRAIDNNTLLSKLPLSEQGKETDVMLSFKELNEVYKDYPQLIQNTRKILEQCHISFDFENQVPKNQKTYTQNEDLDFRLMRKLAYQGLKYRYKKLGSRIFNRLEKELEIIRQKQFVSYFLINWKILKYARSKGYYYVGRGSGANSIVAYLLRITDVDPIELDLYFERFINLYRKNPPDFDIDFSWRDRDDITDFIFKTFKNTALISVYNTFKFRASVRELGKVFGLPKEEIDKLSKRQFHIDQLDFLSKLVIAYSQFIEGFPNYLGIHAGGILISEKPISHYTATFLPPKGFSTTMFDMVVAEDIGLYKFDILSQRGLGKIKEAVEIVRYNRPGIPPIDIHDIKRFKEDKKIKYLLRNAKAIGCFYVESPAMRMLLKKLQVDNYLGLVAASSVIRPGVSKSGMMREYILRYRHPEKRKDAHPILLKIMPETYGVMVYQEDVIKVAHYFGGLTLGEADMLRRGMSGKFRSREEFLKVKNQFFENCRQKGHSHELTAEIWRQIESFAGYAFAKGHSASYAVESYQSLFLKAYYPLEYMVATVNNFGGFYRVDLYLHEARMHGAVIHPPDVNKSNYETRIEGKHIYLGFILLHSFEVANARRIVAERERKGAYTDLDDFIERVPISIEQIAVLIKINAFAFTGRNKRELLWEAYMKINKVNLEEQVVTLFKTEKISYRTPDLPSSKYEDAFDEIEYLGFPLCDPFELITSKIDSYIQAKELPEHIHKTVITYGYYVTAKNTSTHKGDRMYFGTFLDRNGDYIDTVHFPPVARKFPFRGKGVYQLTGKVMEEFDSISIEISSMKKLDMMQDPRYAEEQNKQIIT; from the coding sequence ATGTATCTGAATACACATACCTATTACAGCTTGCGCTACGGCACCATAAAACCCGAAGAGCTCTTACAGTTAGCTCAACATAAAGGTCTGAAACGCTTTGCTTTAACAGATATAAACAGTACGACCGCATGTATCGATTTTGTACGCCTTTCCTCTAAATACGGCATTTCTCCTGTACTGGGAGTTGATTTTAGAAACGGTGTGCAACAGGAGTTCGTGCTACTGGCGCAGAGCAATAAAGGGTTTCAACATATCAATGAATACCTGAGCGGCCTGCTCCATCAAAAAAAGTTTTGTGTAACAGAAGAACCCCCAATCCTACCGGAAGTTTTTGTGATCTATCCTTTTTCAAAAAAACTTAAACGTCCTTTAAACCCCAATGAGTTTCTGGGGGTAAAGCCTGAGGAACTGCCCAAATTAAAATTTACCCGTTCTGTATGGCCCATGGAAAAACTGGTGATCTTGCAAACTGTCTCCTTTCAGAATAAAAAAGGTTTTAATACCCATCGCCTGTTAAGAGCGATAGACAACAATACTTTATTGAGTAAACTTCCCCTTTCCGAACAAGGAAAAGAAACTGATGTCATGTTGTCTTTCAAAGAACTCAATGAAGTGTATAAAGATTATCCACAGCTGATCCAAAACACCCGAAAAATTCTGGAACAATGTCATATCAGCTTTGATTTTGAGAACCAGGTCCCTAAAAACCAAAAGACCTATACCCAAAATGAAGACCTTGACTTCAGGTTGATGCGAAAGCTGGCATACCAGGGATTGAAATACCGCTACAAAAAACTGGGGTCCCGTATTTTTAATCGCCTGGAAAAAGAACTGGAGATCATCCGGCAAAAACAGTTTGTATCTTATTTCCTGATCAACTGGAAGATCTTGAAATATGCCCGAAGTAAAGGATATTACTATGTTGGCAGAGGCAGCGGGGCCAACAGTATCGTGGCTTACCTTTTGAGAATTACAGATGTGGACCCCATTGAACTTGATCTTTACTTTGAAAGATTCATCAATCTCTACAGAAAGAATCCCCCTGATTTTGATATTGATTTTTCCTGGAGAGACAGGGATGACATCACTGATTTTATTTTTAAAACGTTTAAGAACACTGCCCTGATCAGTGTATATAACACCTTTAAATTCAGAGCTTCAGTACGTGAACTTGGAAAGGTTTTTGGCTTGCCCAAAGAGGAAATCGACAAGCTCAGCAAAAGACAGTTTCATATAGATCAACTGGATTTTTTATCAAAACTGGTTATCGCCTACAGCCAGTTTATCGAAGGGTTTCCCAATTATCTGGGTATACATGCCGGAGGAATCCTGATCTCGGAAAAGCCGATTTCTCATTATACAGCTACTTTTTTACCCCCAAAAGGTTTTTCCACCACGATGTTTGATATGGTGGTTGCAGAAGATATAGGGCTCTATAAGTTTGATATCTTAAGCCAAAGAGGCTTGGGAAAGATCAAAGAAGCTGTTGAGATCGTCAGGTACAACAGGCCCGGGATCCCTCCTATCGACATCCATGATATCAAGCGCTTTAAGGAAGATAAAAAAATCAAATACCTGTTGAGAAACGCCAAAGCCATCGGCTGTTTTTATGTAGAATCCCCTGCCATGCGAATGTTGCTTAAGAAACTGCAGGTCGATAATTATCTCGGCCTTGTGGCAGCAAGTTCTGTAATTCGTCCCGGAGTATCAAAATCAGGAATGATGCGGGAGTATATTTTAAGGTACCGTCACCCGGAAAAGAGAAAAGACGCTCATCCCATACTTCTTAAAATTATGCCTGAAACCTATGGGGTCATGGTATATCAGGAAGATGTGATTAAGGTTGCCCACTATTTTGGCGGGCTTACCCTGGGTGAAGCAGATATGCTTCGAAGGGGTATGTCCGGAAAATTCAGGTCCCGGGAAGAGTTCTTAAAAGTGAAAAACCAGTTTTTTGAAAACTGCAGGCAAAAGGGACATTCGCATGAATTAACGGCTGAGATCTGGAGGCAGATAGAAAGTTTTGCCGGTTACGCCTTTGCCAAGGGGCATTCTGCCTCTTATGCAGTAGAAAGTTATCAAAGTTTGTTTTTAAAAGCCTATTACCCTCTCGAATACATGGTGGCTACCGTCAATAATTTTGGAGGGTTTTACAGAGTGGACCTTTACCTGCATGAAGCCAGAATGCACGGGGCCGTGATCCATCCACCGGACGTCAACAAAAGTAACTATGAAACCCGTATAGAAGGAAAGCATATTTATCTGGGCTTTATCCTGCTCCATTCTTTTGAAGTAGCCAATGCCAGGAGAATCGTAGCGGAAAGAGAAAGAAAAGGTGCCTATACCGATCTTGATGATTTTATTGAACGGGTGCCTATATCCATTGAACAGATCGCTGTTCTGATAAAAATCAATGCCTTTGCGTTTACGGGAAGAAACAAACGAGAGTTATTATGGGAAGCTTATATGAAGATTAACAAAGTCAATCTGGAAGAGCAGGTCGTGACCTTGTTCAAAACAGAAAAAATCAGTTATCGCACTCCTGACCTTCCCAGTTCAAAATATGAAGATGCCTTTGATGAGATCGAATACCTTGGCTTTCCTTTATGCGACCCTTTTGAATTGATTACCAGCAAAATAGACTCTTATATTCAAGCCAAAGAACTCCCTGAACATATCCATAAAACAGTGATTACTTATGGCTATTATGTAACAGCCAAAAACACATCTACCCATAAGGGAGACAGGATGTATTTTGGAACTTTTTTAGATCGGAACGGCGATTATATCGATACGGTCCATTTTCCTCCTGTGGCCCGAAAGTTTCCCTTCAGAG